In a genomic window of Ignavibacteria bacterium:
- the rpe gene encoding ribulose-phosphate 3-epimerase, with translation MIQIAPSLLASDLLRIGDDVRACERAGADVLHVDVMDGHFVPPITFGPAFVQQLKRITSMPLDVHLMVTNPDHQVEQFAEAGADWISVHAEVAPHLHRTLARIKSHGCKAGVVLNPATPLEYAFEAAGESDFILLMSVNPGYGGQSFIPSFLTRCERLRAWLDANGHSNVQIEVDGGIKIDNARQAVDAGASILVSGSGLFAGDLGANIGEMKKVVA, from the coding sequence ATGATCCAGATCGCCCCTTCCCTCCTCGCTTCAGACCTCCTGCGCATTGGAGACGATGTGCGTGCTTGCGAACGTGCAGGTGCAGACGTGTTGCATGTGGATGTGATGGATGGGCACTTTGTTCCTCCCATCACCTTTGGGCCTGCATTTGTTCAGCAGCTCAAGCGCATCACCTCCATGCCGCTTGATGTCCATCTGATGGTGACGAACCCCGACCATCAGGTAGAGCAGTTTGCCGAGGCCGGTGCAGATTGGATCAGTGTTCATGCAGAGGTGGCACCACACCTCCATCGCACACTTGCACGGATCAAGAGTCACGGCTGCAAAGCCGGCGTTGTGCTCAACCCCGCAACTCCCCTTGAGTATGCCTTTGAGGCAGCCGGAGAATCGGACTTCATCCTCCTCATGAGCGTCAACCCCGGATATGGCGGTCAGTCATTCATCCCAAGTTTCCTTACGCGTTGCGAGCGACTCCGCGCATGGCTCGATGCCAATGGTCACAGCAACGTTCAGATCGAAGTGGACGGCGGCATCAAGATCGACAATGCACGTCAGGCCGTTGACGCCGGCGCATCGATCCTTGTATCAGGCAGTGGCCTTTTTGCCGGAGATCTTGGGGCGAATATTGGTGAGATGAAGAAGGTTGTCGCTTAG
- a CDS encoding imidazolonepropionase, which yields MKTLLMNIDSLVTVSADGSLSKTGSSMRDVGELTNAAMLFDERILWIGPTSEAKQHLSADVEVVDCSGKTVMPGFVDSHTHMVFAGSRSGEFARRLAGASYAEIAAEGGGILTTMRAVREADVESLIDVGDALLTSALQHGTTTAEIKSGYGLDVESELRLLDAIGQLQLGHEARVVGTFLGAHAVPPEYKHDPEAYVNLVVNEMLPRVREQGTASFCDVFVDAGFFAEAQGERILNAAREHGLRLKIHADEIALVGASTMAARVGCISADHLEHSTITEIQALRDAGVVCTLLPGTAYTLRLPYPDARTMIDEGAVVALATDCNPGSCFTENMQTILSLSCINMGMSIEEAIVASTLHGAAALGLANDLGSLEVGKFADVVVYDVPSYKDIVYHFGVNHVWGVWVGGTEVS from the coding sequence ATGAAGACCCTTCTGATGAATATCGACTCGCTGGTGACCGTGAGTGCTGATGGATCGTTGTCGAAGACCGGTTCATCCATGCGAGATGTGGGTGAACTCACCAATGCCGCCATGCTCTTTGATGAGCGGATCCTTTGGATCGGTCCAACGTCGGAAGCAAAACAGCATCTATCAGCAGATGTCGAGGTTGTTGACTGTTCGGGTAAGACCGTGATGCCTGGGTTTGTAGACTCGCATACACACATGGTCTTTGCCGGCTCACGTTCCGGTGAGTTTGCCCGTCGGCTTGCAGGTGCTTCGTACGCCGAGATCGCAGCTGAGGGCGGCGGTATTCTCACCACCATGCGTGCCGTGCGCGAAGCAGATGTTGAATCACTCATCGACGTAGGGGATGCACTCCTCACGTCGGCCCTGCAGCATGGCACAACCACAGCAGAGATCAAGAGTGGGTATGGGTTGGATGTTGAGAGTGAGCTCCGACTCCTCGACGCCATAGGTCAGCTACAATTGGGTCACGAAGCACGTGTTGTGGGAACGTTCCTCGGCGCCCATGCTGTGCCCCCTGAATACAAGCACGACCCTGAAGCCTATGTGAATCTTGTGGTCAACGAAATGTTGCCACGTGTACGTGAGCAGGGCACAGCATCGTTCTGTGATGTGTTTGTTGATGCAGGGTTCTTTGCCGAAGCTCAAGGAGAGCGCATCCTCAATGCCGCACGGGAGCATGGGTTGCGACTCAAGATCCACGCCGATGAAATCGCTCTTGTTGGTGCATCCACCATGGCTGCACGTGTTGGATGTATCAGTGCCGATCATCTTGAGCACAGTACCATCACAGAGATACAAGCTCTGCGTGATGCCGGTGTTGTGTGTACGCTTCTGCCGGGGACAGCCTATACGCTCCGACTCCCATATCCCGATGCAAGGACGATGATCGATGAGGGGGCAGTTGTTGCCCTCGCTACAGACTGTAATCCCGGGTCGTGTTTTACCGAGAACATGCAGACCATTCTCTCACTCTCCTGCATCAACATGGGAATGAGTATTGAGGAAGCCATTGTTGCGTCAACGCTGCATGGTGCGGCTGCGCTCGGACTTGCCAATGATCTTGGTTCGCTCGAAGTAGGAAAGTTCGCAGATGTTGTGGTCTATGACGTGCCATCGTATAAGGACATCGTCTACCACTTCGGCGTCAATCACGTCTGGGGTGTATGGGTCGGAGGCACTGAGGTCTCGTGA
- a CDS encoding aldo/keto reductase, with product MIDSLSPTRTGSDMAGGLGFGCYRVSQSDPVHDEAMRQALAHGVDMVDTSSNYSNGKSEMLVGTVLASIPEAKRPTVVTKLGYIQGDMLDLAKARASMGDELADVVKLSDSAWHCIHPDFLEEALSTSFERIGITPIDVVLLHNPEYYLQIAHQSGTSLDEARTEFYRRIELAFAWLERAVTDGRIKSYGISSNTFANATDAPDAVSLELCFACAERVGNSGHHFTTAQMPMNVVEHGAATTTNQAGGTSTTLERAVQLGVKVIVNRPLNAIVDSDLIRLVSHPMPSHIVHPDDVEQRIHALETIEHDLVNSIMAGGSLSERETQVAQEAFRIAGALCSAWTKFQGLPHWRDVRATYLDPRLEAAAMFADRAPDPAAVHSYLHDVEHVLIDIDVVYAAEENASLEELRQILADEFGMPIDTPLQHIAVQSLRCTPGVDHVLVGMRRPEYVEDILSVFELPEPTYHRATWQRVAEHLARLSQ from the coding sequence ATGATCGACTCTCTTTCACCTACACGAACAGGATCAGATATGGCAGGGGGCTTGGGTTTCGGGTGTTATCGCGTGAGTCAGAGTGATCCCGTCCACGACGAGGCAATGCGTCAAGCACTTGCCCACGGCGTTGATATGGTGGACACCTCGTCCAACTACAGCAACGGCAAGAGCGAGATGTTGGTTGGCACGGTACTGGCCTCCATCCCGGAAGCGAAGCGTCCGACGGTAGTGACAAAACTCGGCTACATCCAAGGAGACATGCTGGATCTGGCCAAGGCACGCGCTTCCATGGGCGACGAACTCGCAGACGTTGTGAAACTCTCCGATTCTGCCTGGCACTGCATTCATCCGGACTTTCTCGAAGAAGCACTTTCCACTTCTTTTGAACGCATCGGCATCACGCCTATCGATGTAGTTCTGCTGCACAACCCCGAGTATTATCTGCAGATCGCTCATCAGAGCGGAACGTCACTTGATGAGGCACGCACAGAATTCTACCGTCGCATAGAACTCGCCTTCGCGTGGCTGGAACGTGCTGTTACCGATGGTCGCATCAAATCCTATGGCATCTCCTCCAACACCTTTGCTAATGCAACAGACGCACCCGATGCCGTTTCTCTAGAACTCTGTTTTGCGTGTGCGGAACGAGTCGGTAATAGTGGGCATCATTTCACTACCGCCCAGATGCCAATGAATGTTGTTGAACATGGCGCTGCAACAACAACGAACCAAGCCGGAGGTACGTCCACCACGTTGGAACGAGCCGTTCAGCTGGGGGTGAAGGTCATCGTCAACCGACCGTTGAATGCGATCGTCGACAGCGACCTCATCCGACTCGTCTCCCACCCCATGCCATCGCATATCGTCCACCCCGACGATGTAGAACAACGCATACATGCCCTTGAGACCATCGAGCACGACCTCGTGAATTCCATCATGGCAGGGGGCTCCTTGTCTGAACGGGAGACGCAAGTAGCGCAGGAAGCGTTCCGCATCGCCGGCGCGTTATGTTCTGCATGGACAAAGTTCCAGGGTCTACCGCACTGGCGAGACGTGCGTGCCACCTATCTCGATCCACGGCTCGAAGCGGCAGCGATGTTCGCAGACCGCGCACCTGACCCTGCAGCTGTACACTCGTATTTGCATGACGTAGAACACGTGCTGATCGACATCGACGTGGTGTATGCCGCGGAAGAGAATGCTTCGCTAGAAGAGCTCCGTCAGATCCTTGCTGACGAATTCGGCATGCCGATCGACACTCCCCTTCAGCATATTGCCGTACAGTCACTACGGTGCACTCCCGGCGTGGACCATGTTCTTGTGGGAATGCGACGTCCCGAATACGTAGAAGACATTCTCTCCGTCTTTGAGTTGCCCGAACCAACCTATCATCGAGCAACATGGCAACGCGTTGCAGAACACTTGGCACGACTTTCGCAGTGA
- a CDS encoding type II toxin-antitoxin system VapC family toxin, with protein sequence MNKSLLVDTHTLLWYDDEPDKLSGAVRKVLRNPNATIFVSPISLYEIAQKVRRQSLPSATHLVNEIHVRLRLYGFTILPVNDHHALRAANLDWDHRDPFDRMIAAQALEEHCVLVTKDVAFAGVSGLKTLW encoded by the coding sequence ATGAACAAGTCACTTCTCGTTGACACTCATACTCTTCTCTGGTACGACGATGAACCAGACAAGCTATCGGGTGCGGTTCGCAAGGTGCTTCGCAACCCCAATGCGACAATATTTGTTTCTCCTATAAGCCTCTACGAGATCGCTCAGAAGGTGCGTCGCCAATCATTGCCATCGGCAACGCATCTCGTCAACGAGATCCACGTTCGCCTTCGTTTGTATGGGTTTACTATTCTACCGGTCAATGATCACCATGCACTCCGAGCCGCTAACCTCGATTGGGATCACCGTGATCCATTTGATCGAATGATCGCAGCTCAAGCACTCGAAGAACATTGCGTCCTCGTTACAAAGGATGTTGCCTTCGCGGGCGTGAGCGGGCTGAAGACACTTTGGTGA
- a CDS encoding DUF2520 domain-containing protein, with the protein MITHVTIVGRGRVGGAIHHRLNERGVAVTVVRRDGFDAWCNSTDPIGNIIIVATKDDVLRAVVDRIVEKRGNDLQNVLVLHVNGSLGTELLSPVHDVGALAAAAHPFQTFGNDDPSALDAIGWGVQCDDAAWHRTREFVELLGGIPWLMTDMSHERKRRYHAAAVAASNFTYAAYELARRLADDADIPADVFLIPIMQRTLKNASEALEKNLPFAITGPLMRGDVDGVRRQFESIPPEERDLYRNLSLALLQVVGGGLDSATRDEMELMLR; encoded by the coding sequence ATGATCACGCACGTTACCATCGTTGGTCGAGGTCGAGTTGGTGGTGCAATCCATCATCGACTCAACGAGCGTGGTGTTGCGGTTACTGTTGTACGTCGGGATGGTTTTGATGCTTGGTGCAATAGCACGGATCCCATCGGCAACATCATCATCGTTGCCACCAAGGACGACGTGCTCCGCGCAGTGGTAGATCGCATCGTAGAGAAGCGCGGCAACGACCTTCAGAACGTTCTCGTGCTCCACGTCAATGGTTCACTCGGCACCGAATTGCTAAGCCCCGTTCATGATGTTGGTGCACTTGCTGCAGCCGCACATCCGTTCCAAACATTTGGCAATGACGATCCGTCAGCCCTCGATGCGATAGGATGGGGCGTGCAGTGTGATGATGCGGCGTGGCATCGTACGCGCGAGTTCGTTGAGCTCCTCGGCGGTATCCCGTGGTTGATGACCGACATGTCTCATGAGCGGAAGCGCCGATATCATGCAGCTGCAGTTGCTGCATCGAACTTTACCTATGCAGCGTATGAGTTAGCGCGCCGACTTGCCGATGATGCAGACATCCCCGCAGATGTCTTTCTCATTCCCATCATGCAGCGCACGTTGAAGAATGCATCCGAAGCACTGGAGAAGAATCTCCCCTTTGCCATTACCGGCCCCCTCATGCGCGGCGATGTAGACGGCGTGCGACGTCAGTTCGAGAGTATCCCACCGGAAGAACGAGATCTCTACCGCAACCTCTCTCTCGCCCTCCTCCAAGTGGTAGGGGGCGGATTGGATAGTGCAACGAGGGATGAGATGGAGCTGATGCTGCGTTAG
- a CDS encoding aspartate-semialdehyde dehydrogenase codes for MNIAIVGATGLVGRTMIRVLEERETPLSSLTLLASGRSAGTVIPFRGQDLVVKELKPESFNGLDVALFSAGGALSKEYAPIAAAAGCTVIDNSSAWRMDPDVPLVVPEVNASDAFLHKGIIANPNCSTIQMVVALKPISDAFGLKRVVVSTYQTPSGAGQKGLDQLNAELAGNEPTVRITGHTLAGNTVFHTIGGVGESSEEETKMIRETRRIMHLPDLPLAVTCVRVPVLGGHGESVAVETLRPCTDVDVRALLSSTPGIVVMDNPVHAVYPTPKVSNDTDPVYVGRIRKDESVENGVLMWIVADNLRKGAATNAVQILETLAERQ; via the coding sequence ATGAACATCGCTATCGTAGGCGCAACAGGACTTGTTGGCCGAACCATGATCCGCGTTCTCGAAGAGCGAGAAACGCCACTTTCCTCCCTCACCTTGCTCGCCTCGGGCAGAAGTGCCGGCACGGTGATACCGTTCCGTGGTCAGGACCTGGTTGTGAAGGAGCTCAAACCTGAGAGCTTCAACGGCCTCGACGTTGCGCTGTTCAGTGCCGGTGGTGCTCTTAGCAAGGAATATGCGCCGATAGCTGCGGCCGCAGGGTGCACGGTGATCGACAACTCAAGCGCTTGGCGGATGGACCCAGATGTTCCGTTGGTTGTCCCGGAGGTGAATGCCTCAGATGCCTTCCTCCACAAGGGCATCATCGCCAATCCGAACTGCAGTACGATCCAGATGGTTGTTGCTCTGAAACCGATCAGCGATGCTTTTGGACTCAAGCGTGTTGTTGTGAGTACGTATCAAACACCAAGCGGTGCTGGACAGAAGGGGCTTGACCAGCTCAATGCAGAACTTGCCGGTAACGAGCCAACAGTTCGCATCACCGGTCATACGCTGGCCGGGAATACGGTCTTCCACACCATCGGTGGTGTTGGAGAATCGTCGGAAGAAGAAACAAAGATGATCCGCGAGACACGACGCATCATGCACCTGCCGGATCTGCCCCTTGCCGTAACGTGTGTTCGAGTGCCGGTCTTGGGCGGTCACGGAGAATCTGTAGCGGTTGAGACGTTGCGTCCATGCACCGATGTTGATGTGCGCGCTCTTCTCTCGTCCACTCCCGGCATCGTTGTGATGGACAATCCCGTCCATGCCGTCTACCCAACGCCAAAGGTCTCCAACGATACGGATCCGGTCTATGTTGGACGTATCCGCAAGGACGAATCCGTTGAGAACGGCGTCTTGATGTGGATCGTGGCCGACAATCTTCGAAAAGGGGCTGCAACAAACGCGGTTCAGATCCTTGAAACACTAGCAGAGCGCCAATGA
- the trpS gene encoding tryptophan--tRNA ligase has translation METTTPQKKTILSGMQPTNDLTFGQYAGALKNWVELQHEYDSLFCVVDLHAITVRQEPAKLRKRSLDVAAMYMAAGIDPNVSTLFIQSHVPEHAQLAWVLNCLAGFGEVSRMTQFKDKSAQHADNVNVGLFTYPVLMAADILLYNADLVPVGEDQRQHLELTRNLAERFNFHYSPTFTVPEPFIPKVGAKIMSLQEPEKKMSKSDANDKATVFLIDSDDVIMSKIKRAVTDSGTDIVYDAEKRPGVANLMTIHHITTGKSIAEIQADFAGLGYAEFKEAVGEALVAFIRPVRERYTALRSDEESLKATLKAGAEHARDRARKVLRKVYKKTGFVEL, from the coding sequence ATGGAAACAACCACACCACAAAAAAAGACGATCCTTTCGGGGATGCAGCCCACCAACGACCTCACCTTTGGCCAATACGCCGGTGCGCTCAAGAACTGGGTGGAATTGCAGCACGAGTATGATTCTCTGTTCTGTGTGGTGGACCTACACGCCATCACGGTGCGCCAGGAACCGGCCAAACTGCGGAAGCGTTCGCTGGATGTGGCGGCGATGTATATGGCGGCCGGGATCGACCCGAACGTCTCTACGTTGTTCATCCAGAGTCACGTCCCTGAACACGCCCAGCTTGCATGGGTCCTGAATTGTCTGGCTGGGTTTGGTGAGGTGTCTCGGATGACGCAGTTCAAGGACAAGAGTGCGCAGCATGCGGACAATGTGAATGTTGGACTCTTCACCTATCCTGTGCTGATGGCCGCTGACATCTTGCTCTATAACGCCGACCTTGTGCCGGTAGGGGAAGACCAACGTCAGCATCTTGAACTCACACGCAATCTTGCCGAACGATTCAACTTCCACTACTCGCCTACGTTCACCGTGCCCGAACCGTTCATCCCGAAGGTTGGGGCCAAGATCATGTCGCTGCAGGAGCCGGAAAAGAAGATGTCCAAGTCGGACGCCAACGACAAGGCAACGGTCTTCCTCATCGATTCCGATGACGTGATCATGTCAAAGATCAAACGCGCCGTTACCGATAGCGGAACAGATATCGTCTACGATGCCGAAAAGCGTCCGGGCGTGGCCAACCTCATGACCATTCATCATATCACAACAGGAAAAAGCATCGCCGAGATTCAAGCAGACTTTGCCGGACTCGGTTATGCGGAATTCAAGGAAGCTGTAGGCGAAGCGTTGGTTGCGTTCATTCGTCCGGTGAGAGAGCGCTACACTGCGCTTCGCTCGGACGAAGAGTCGCTCAAGGCAACGCTCAAGGCAGGTGCCGAGCATGCACGCGATCGTGCACGTAAGGTCCTTCGCAAGGTCTACAAGAAGACCGGTTTCGTTGAATTGTAA
- the ygiD gene encoding 4,5-DOPA dioxygenase extradiol, with protein sequence MLDLPTFAKTFAGAPSTPRMPVMFVGHGNPMNAITDNTFARVWEKFGRELPMPKAILCVSAHWQSRGTKVTAMEHPKTIHDFGGFPDELFAVQYPAPGSPAFADEIAKLTKKTIELDHEWGLDHGTWSVLVRMYPKATIPVLQLSLDVNLTPQQHSDLAKDLALLRTKGVLVIGSGNIVHNLRRMKMEGAPFDWALEFDATSKRLIESRDIASLANYRSLGTAAQMAIPTDEHYLPMIYALSMAEKNESLTFFNEQIDLGSVSMRSFVVG encoded by the coding sequence ATGCTCGATCTCCCAACCTTTGCTAAGACGTTTGCTGGAGCCCCTTCCACACCTCGCATGCCGGTGATGTTTGTGGGACATGGCAATCCGATGAATGCCATCACCGACAACACGTTTGCTCGTGTCTGGGAGAAGTTTGGCAGGGAGCTTCCAATGCCCAAGGCCATTCTCTGTGTGAGTGCACATTGGCAGTCGCGCGGGACCAAGGTGACGGCGATGGAGCACCCCAAGACCATCCACGACTTCGGTGGTTTCCCCGATGAACTCTTCGCCGTGCAATATCCTGCACCCGGCTCACCCGCATTTGCTGATGAGATAGCCAAGCTTACAAAGAAGACCATCGAGCTCGATCACGAATGGGGTTTGGATCACGGCACGTGGTCGGTTCTTGTGCGCATGTATCCCAAGGCCACCATCCCCGTCCTCCAGCTCAGTCTCGATGTGAATCTCACACCCCAGCAGCACAGTGACCTTGCCAAGGACCTCGCACTCTTGCGAACCAAGGGTGTCCTTGTTATCGGTAGCGGAAACATCGTCCACAACCTCCGTCGGATGAAGATGGAAGGGGCTCCTTTCGACTGGGCCCTGGAGTTCGACGCCACATCCAAACGCCTCATTGAATCACGAGACATCGCCTCTCTCGCCAACTATCGTTCGCTCGGCACCGCCGCCCAGATGGCCATCCCAACCGATGAACACTATCTTCCCATGATCTACGCCCTATCGATGGCAGAGAAGAACGAAAGCCTCACATTCTTCAATGAACAGATCGATCTTGGCAGTGTGAGTATGAGATCGTTTGTGGTGGGGTAA
- a CDS encoding cysteine--tRNA ligase, giving the protein MNIRLFNTLTKRIDAFSPLDPTRVRMYSCGPTVYDVAHIGNMRAFLLPDLLQRTLRVVGGFDVSWVMNITDIDDKTIRDSAVGSEKWRPEMGTQTTDALANLKMLTAFYAEEFHRDLASFNIVKDHFAAQPLATDYIPQMQALINDILAAGYAYASDGSVYFNVAAYAKDHAYGRLFAIDTEHFREGVRIDADEYDRESVSDFVLWKARKEGEPYWDYDVNGTNLPGRPGWHIECSAMSKDILGLPFDIHTGGVDLRFPHHEDELAQCTAGYHEHDQATFWVHNEFLEVEGKKMSKSLGNFYTMRDLVAKGIDPLDVRFAMLQAHYRTVYNFTFDGVKGASAARTKIQDYIYDVKERSTASSGSSALASELRTSVFTELADDLHTPKALAALFSFIGQHAASSLTPDEASSVLGVLAEINDVLAVFEIADRPVIVIPDDVASIAEQRWTARSAKDWAESDRLRAQLTALGWTMNDGKDSYTLEPMA; this is encoded by the coding sequence ATGAACATCCGACTCTTCAACACGCTCACCAAACGCATTGATGCGTTCAGCCCGTTAGACCCTACTCGTGTGCGAATGTACTCGTGCGGACCAACGGTCTATGATGTGGCACACATTGGAAACATGCGGGCGTTTCTTTTGCCCGACCTGCTGCAACGGACACTGCGAGTGGTAGGGGGCTTTGATGTTTCGTGGGTGATGAACATCACAGATATCGATGACAAAACGATCCGTGATAGCGCAGTTGGTTCTGAGAAGTGGCGACCAGAAATGGGCACACAAACCACAGATGCACTCGCAAATCTGAAGATGCTCACGGCGTTCTATGCAGAGGAGTTTCATCGCGATCTTGCGTCGTTCAACATCGTCAAAGATCACTTTGCTGCTCAGCCCCTTGCCACAGACTACATCCCGCAGATGCAGGCGCTGATCAACGATATCCTGGCGGCTGGGTATGCGTATGCAAGTGATGGCTCCGTGTACTTCAATGTTGCCGCCTATGCTAAGGATCATGCGTATGGCAGACTCTTTGCCATCGACACGGAACACTTCCGAGAAGGTGTGCGCATTGATGCAGATGAATATGATCGTGAGTCGGTGAGCGACTTCGTTCTTTGGAAGGCGCGCAAGGAAGGCGAACCGTATTGGGACTACGACGTTAACGGCACAAACCTTCCCGGACGTCCGGGATGGCACATCGAATGCTCTGCGATGTCAAAGGACATTCTTGGATTGCCGTTCGATATCCATACGGGCGGTGTAGACCTGCGTTTCCCGCATCACGAAGATGAACTTGCGCAGTGCACGGCTGGATATCACGAGCACGACCAAGCAACGTTCTGGGTGCACAACGAATTCCTCGAAGTAGAAGGCAAGAAGATGTCGAAGTCGCTTGGCAACTTCTACACCATGCGAGACCTTGTAGCAAAGGGCATCGACCCACTCGACGTACGTTTCGCAATGCTCCAGGCACATTACCGCACGGTCTATAACTTCACGTTCGATGGAGTGAAAGGGGCTTCTGCTGCCCGCACCAAGATCCAAGACTACATCTATGATGTGAAGGAACGCTCCACTGCGAGTTCCGGGAGTAGCGCCCTTGCGAGTGAGCTCCGCACCTCTGTCTTCACCGAACTTGCTGACGATCTCCACACACCAAAAGCACTTGCGGCGTTGTTCTCGTTCATCGGTCAGCACGCAGCATCAAGTCTTACTCCAGACGAAGCGTCGTCTGTTCTCGGTGTCCTCGCGGAGATCAACGACGTCCTTGCAGTCTTCGAGATCGCTGATCGTCCGGTGATCGTAATCCCTGATGATGTAGCATCTATCGCAGAGCAGCGTTGGACTGCACGTTCGGCCAAGGATTGGGCGGAGAGCGACAGACTGCGTGCGCAGCTAACTGCTCTTGGCTGGACGATGAATGATGGGAAGGACTCCTACACACTCGAACCAATGGCATGA
- a CDS encoding mannose-1-phosphate guanylyltransferase, whose protein sequence is MNSYVVIMAGGSGERFWPLSRMKRPKQLLKLTSPDITMLEEAIARVEPLIPLERILIITSEVLRQPIIDALPKLPPNNVIAEPSKRNTAPCLALACSVIDQREGGDALMAVLTADHFIGNASAFRNDVSTALTYAETHNALVTMGIPPTRPETGYGYINVAERIAEGEVSRVAAFKEKPNFETAREYVLSGRYVWNSGMFFWRTNTLREAMFALLPDVGKKIEVMAASIAAGDRGSLAATFAEMPDISIDYGIMERAKNVFVVPASFPWDDVGSWDALERMQPLDDHRNVVQGESVVIDSEGSVIVNAHSGSHVVTTIGIEDLVVVVTNDATLICPKDRAQDVKKIVTTLRAEGRRDVL, encoded by the coding sequence ATGAACTCCTACGTTGTCATCATGGCCGGCGGATCCGGCGAACGTTTCTGGCCGCTCTCACGCATGAAGAGGCCAAAGCAACTTCTCAAGCTTACTTCGCCCGACATCACAATGTTGGAAGAGGCCATCGCGCGTGTGGAGCCCCTTATCCCGCTTGAGAGGATCTTGATCATCACGAGTGAGGTGTTGAGACAGCCGATCATTGACGCGCTGCCGAAACTCCCGCCGAACAACGTCATTGCCGAACCATCAAAACGCAACACCGCGCCGTGTTTGGCATTGGCCTGCAGTGTGATCGATCAGCGTGAAGGGGGCGATGCACTAATGGCCGTTCTCACGGCGGATCATTTCATCGGAAATGCTAGTGCATTCCGTAATGATGTGTCAACGGCGTTGACCTATGCAGAGACGCATAATGCGTTGGTGACGATGGGTATTCCGCCAACAAGGCCAGAGACGGGCTATGGCTATATCAACGTTGCGGAACGTATCGCTGAAGGTGAAGTGTCGCGTGTGGCGGCGTTCAAAGAGAAACCAAATTTCGAAACAGCTCGTGAGTATGTACTGAGCGGACGGTATGTGTGGAACAGCGGGATGTTCTTCTGGCGCACCAACACGTTGCGTGAAGCAATGTTCGCACTGCTTCCCGACGTAGGAAAAAAGATCGAGGTGATGGCTGCATCGATCGCTGCGGGAGACAGAGGTTCCTTGGCTGCAACCTTTGCAGAGATGCCGGACATCTCCATCGACTACGGAATCATGGAGCGTGCAAAGAACGTGTTCGTTGTGCCGGCCTCCTTCCCGTGGGATGATGTTGGGTCGTGGGATGCTTTGGAGCGTATGCAACCCCTTGATGACCATCGCAATGTTGTGCAAGGTGAGTCGGTGGTGATCGATTCGGAAGGTTCGGTGATCGTCAATGCTCATAGCGGCTCGCATGTCGTAACGACCATTGGTATCGAAGACTTGGTCGTGGTGGTAACGAATGATGCAACGTTGATCTGTCCCAAGGACCGTGCGCAGGATGTGAAGAAGATCGTCACCACACTACGAGCGGAGGGCAGACGTGACGTCCTCTGA
- a CDS encoding type II toxin-antitoxin system prevent-host-death family antitoxin, translating to MIMVNMHTAKSTLSQLVEEALMGEDVVIARNGKPVARLVAFIPVDTSKLRPIGLGCTGVPLIDNSEFELLSATNPDVYEENPNDPLNE from the coding sequence ATGATCATGGTCAATATGCACACAGCAAAGTCAACCCTCTCACAGCTCGTAGAGGAAGCTCTCATGGGAGAGGATGTGGTTATTGCCCGCAACGGCAAGCCCGTCGCAAGGCTTGTGGCTTTCATTCCGGTTGACACATCGAAGCTTCGTCCCATTGGACTTGGGTGCACAGGAGTGCCGTTAATCGACAATTCTGAGTTTGAGCTTTTGTCAGCCACAAACCCAGATGTCTACGAAGAGAACCCCAACGATCCGTTGAACGAATGA